DNA from bacterium:
TATGATTTTGCGGGACATGATATGCCGTATTATGTGGCGTTTGTCCTGATGCTGTTTTCAGTAGGAATAGCCGCGACGCTGCTCAGAAGGCATGGGTCTAGAATTTAGTTTTTCAAAAATGGTCACTCTGACTTGTCGAATGGCGGTTCATACTTTATCGATTACTTGTCATACTTCGAACAGCATGATGTCGTTACCCATCATGGCAAAGGCGTAAACGGTTCTGTGAGAGAACTGAAAAAAATCTTTTTTACTTCCGCTGCCGATCTTGCCGCTTCTTCCAGAGCGCATGCTTCCAGAACTTGCCGGCTGCCGACGTCATCCAGAGTAAATGAGTGAGGGCCGCTAAGCTGAAACTGTATCCGGTGATAATGCTCCCCGCAGATGAGTTTAACGATATTATTCGAACTCTCCGATTGCACTTGCATCGACAGGTCAATCATTGCGTTGTACATCCCTACGAGGCCGTATCCCCATTTCGGTTTTATCTTTTGAAATCCTTTGGTGCCCGTTCCGATCGACAGGATTCTGACCTCTTCCACAGGAATCCCCATGTGCAAAGCTTCCGTCAAGGCGGCGACACTCGGGTTATTAGCCCATAAACCGCCGTCGACATTGGTTCTGTCCGCGTCAACCTCAAAAGGCGAAAAAAATACGGGCGCGGCGGCGGTGGAAGCAGCTACTTTCCATGCGGGCATATTCTGATCGCGCACGTAATCTTCACGGTGTCGTGTCTTATAAACCTTGGCTCTGCCTTCGGCCAAATCAACGTAGGGTATGCACACCCGTCTGCGCGCATCATGCAGAATAGCCGTTTCGCCGATCATCAACTTGATCTCCGCAATGAGCGCTTCGGTTCTGTACTTTGGCTTCAGATAGCCTCTGGACAGTTTTTTAAAGAGGCGCGTGGAACCTTCCCGCAAAACCTTGATGACATGTTCGATTGGAACTCCCAGCGCGATAGCCAGTCCGATGACGCCTCCGGTCGACGTCCCGGCGATCATATCAAAATATTCGTAGAGCGGGTGATCGAGGGATTGTTGAATATGATCCAGATAAATGGCCGGGCAGATGCCCCGGATGCCGCCGCCGTCGATGGAAAGGATTTTGAATTCGTCGGGCATAGTGTCAATCCTGATCAATGAGGGTTTTGAATACTACCGCAATTTCCGGCTTTTAGGGTTAACGGTCAAGATGAAAAGTAGAGCGAAGCGCCGCTTCGCTCAAAAGTGGAGGTAGAACGATTAGACAAATCGTTCTACTTTTTCAAATAGGACCATTTCCATTTTTGCCAATCAGAAACTAGTCCTGCTTTTACTGGATTATTCAAAACGTAGCGTATAACACGCTGCAATTCGTCTTGATCGCGCACGACATGATCGTAACTTTCATGCTGCCAGAAAGTGCCGGAACGATTGAGGATTTTATTGGCTTGAATCGCTGTAAACGATTTTAGCGATTGCAGGATTTTGTAAAGCGAAGCGCCGCTTCGCTTTATATTTTCGTTCAGTTCAGTAGTAAAGCGAGCTTTAGCTCGCTCCGAGGCTGCAGGATTTTCAGTTTGATTAGAGCGAACTAAAGTTCGCTCTACAGAAAATACCATATGCACATGATTCGGCATGATGCAATACGCGAATAAATCGTATTCCTTACCGTCTCTGTGTTTGATCGCTTCGGCTACAATATTTGCAACCCTTTCATCGCTGAGGTGGTGAACTCTATTACTTGCCGAACCCAATAATTGATCGAACTTTGCAAAATACTTTTTTTGCCATATCCGAATTTCTTCTTTGACTTGTTTCGCCGGTGCGGTCTTAACAATTTTTCTTTCGGTCGCCTCACGTTCCTGTTTGAGACGTAGCATTGCTTCTTGCGGAAGTGATCCTGCCAGCCGAAATGTGACAAAGTAAATGGCACCGGGCGGATGGTAGTGCGGTAAATTGCGGCGATAAAATGTTTTCATTTGTTTAGTGTAGAACGATTTGTCAAATCGTTCCACATTTCAATTGTAGAACGAAGCGATGCTTCGTTCAATGTATTTGAACTTCGAACCACGATAAAGGGAAGCAGCGCGTCGCATGTTATTTTTCGCTTGTAGAGCGATTTGACAAATCGCTCTACATAACCGCCGCCGGCATCTCATCATACGTCCTGCCGTTCAGAATCCGACCGGCGGTCTTTTTACGAACACCGCCCCATTGTTTGAAGAAAAAAGCGACATTAGCCTGACGGCATTGTCTGTGAATATCCTCGACCCAATGTTTTTCCATCGGCCGCGCGCCGGGGCCAGATTCACCGCCAACGATGACCCAATTGATACCCTGAAGATTCAATCCGGAAAGTGGGCCGATCAATGGTTCTAAGGATAGAAATTTCGTATGAGCATGTGTTTGTCTTAAGTGATTAATTCGCTGAACGACTTTATTATTTTCAACGGACACACCCATCCAGATATTCGGGGTCCAGTTCAAATGTTTATCATACTTGGCAAGTATGTCGGATCGCTTGGTCAGAACCTGAAACGTGTGTTGTGTGCCGTCGTTCATAACCTTGAAAACTTTTTGAATAAAAGGCAGCGGAACGTCTTTATGAAAAAGATCACTCATGGAATTGACAAATACGGTTTTCGGTTTCTTCCACGTGTAGGGTATTCCCAAAGCGTCTTCATGAATGGTGAGATCAAAACCATTTCTGTATTTTTCTAAACCCATAGCCTTGAGCCGTCTCGACATGATCTCAGCATAGCAATTCTTACAGCCTGCCGAAATCTTTGTACAGCCGGTCGTGGGATTCCATGTCATTTGTGTCCATTCGATGTGGGATTGTGACATAATTATCTATTTTTCCTTTCAATGAGATTTGACGCAATTCGCAGTCCGGCAGAATTATTTGATGCGAAAAGTAAGTGGAATATCGGAGAATTCTTACTGTTTTTCAACACAAGAGGTTGAGGTGTAACTTCTTTCCAGACTGATTTCAATTGTGATATGTATAGTTCGGCAATTTTATTAACTGGATTTGGAATCTTTTTTATCTCCGTTTTCCAATCAAATAAAGTATTAACTTTGTTTTCTTTGTAAAAATAAGAAAGGATATCCTTTTCACTTAATCCAAAGAACGCTTCAAGTTTGTCCTTATTCCTCAGGCCATTCTTTGTAATCAGCCGATTAATTGCTACACCTGAGGGGATTAGTATCCAAATATCGGAACGAGTATTTTTCAGCGAAGCAATTGATTTCCACCGAACTTGCATTCCAAATGGATCGAGAAATACTAATGCCGCATATTTATTAGAATTCAATGCGCTAGCCAATTTTTTCAATTCCTTGTTACAATCCTCAGATCGTGCAATGATTCGATTTGGCTTGATGTGCTTAAGGCTTGATTTGAACTTGTCAATAATATCTACTTTGGATTTATCCAAATCAATAAAATAGTAGTAGTCGAACAAGTAAGGAGTCTGAAGCTCTAATATTCTTGTTACAGAGCCTTTGTATAGATGACGTTCCTGATCATTTTCTATATTAAAAAGTAGATCAAGATCGTCTACTGGACGATCAGCGTTCCCAAATCCGGCAAACCCATCAAAATATATTGTTTCCCAACTATACTTTTGTTTATTTCTATTGATAATTTTTAGATAAGCCTTAACATAATCGACAAAAGTCTGGAGCTTTTGTTCTGTCCAATGCCCGCCAAAATTTACTTGATTCATAACATTCCCGCAATATTGTCTAGCTACAAATAATTATTGACATGGGATAGATATTCTAAAAGCGACTCTAAATGCTGAATGAAAAGTAACTAATCAGTGCGAGAAAGCAAAGAAGAAAAAAGAAGTCCGCGCGAGGCGGGCTTTTTGTCTCCGACTACTTCAGGTTTTTCTTTGCAGTTTCCATCACGCGGCTTTTTGTGATGATTTCACGGGTGGAAAAGTTTCACCTTTGCTTGGTGAAATAACCCTTTCCTCTTGTGTCGGTGGAGGAAAGGACGTGTCATCCGTGTAGCCGTAAAAGATATATATGCCGGATTCACTGCCAGTTCCCTCACTTCCTTATCGTCCAAAAATCATCCGACAGATCGCGGTTACTCACGTATTGATAGGGAAGCGTGAAATAGCCTTTTATGCCCCAATCCGTTCCCCATGAATTACGCACGATGAATCTTTTGCCGGAGTCGTGATACCCGACGGCTAAGACCGCATGCCCGCCGATCATGCGTTCGCTTTTCTTCGGCATATTGGCAACACCGGTCTTAGCGACTCTCTGCGATTCAAAATCTTCATATACGGTAAATCCGAATACGAATGGAAAACCTTCGGCGAGGCAGGTTTTCA
Protein-coding regions in this window:
- a CDS encoding patatin-like phospholipase family protein, with amino-acid sequence MPDEFKILSIDGGGIRGICPAIYLDHIQQSLDHPLYEYFDMIAGTSTGGVIGLAIALGVPIEHVIKVLREGSTRLFKKLSRGYLKPKYRTEALIAEIKLMIGETAILHDARRRVCIPYVDLAEGRAKVYKTRHREDYVRDQNMPAWKVAASTAAAPVFFSPFEVDADRTNVDGGLWANNPSVAALTEALHMGIPVEEVRILSIGTGTKGFQKIKPKWGYGLVGMYNAMIDLSMQVQSESSNNIVKLICGEHYHRIQFQLSGPHSFTLDDVGSRQVLEACALEEAARSAAEVKKIFFSSLTEPFTPLP
- a CDS encoding phage Gp37/Gp68 family protein, translating into MSQSHIEWTQMTWNPTTGCTKISAGCKNCYAEIMSRRLKAMGLEKYRNGFDLTIHEDALGIPYTWKKPKTVFVNSMSDLFHKDVPLPFIQKVFKVMNDGTQHTFQVLTKRSDILAKYDKHLNWTPNIWMGVSVENNKVVQRINHLRQTHAHTKFLSLEPLIGPLSGLNLQGINWVIVGGESGPGARPMEKHWVEDIHRQCRQANVAFFFKQWGGVRKKTAGRILNGRTYDEMPAAVM
- the tcmP gene encoding three-Cys-motif partner protein TcmP, translated to MNQVNFGGHWTEQKLQTFVDYVKAYLKIINRNKQKYSWETIYFDGFAGFGNADRPVDDLDLLFNIENDQERHLYKGSVTRILELQTPYLFDYYYFIDLDKSKVDIIDKFKSSLKHIKPNRIIARSEDCNKELKKLASALNSNKYAALVFLDPFGMQVRWKSIASLKNTRSDIWILIPSGVAINRLITKNGLRNKDKLEAFFGLSEKDILSYFYKENKVNTLFDWKTEIKKIPNPVNKIAELYISQLKSVWKEVTPQPLVLKNSKNSPIFHLLFASNNSAGLRIASNLIERKNR